From Homo sapiens chromosome 6, GRCh38.p14 Primary Assembly, the proteins below share one genomic window:
- the AIF1 gene encoding allograft inflammatory factor 1 isoform 3 (isoform 3 is encoded by transcript variant 3), with translation MSQTRDLQGGKAFGLLKAQQEERLDEINKQFLDDPKYSSDEDLPSKLEGFKEKYMEFDLNGNGDIDIMSLKRMLEKLGVPKTHLELKKLIGEVSSGSGETFSYPDFLRMMLGKRSAILKMILMYEEKAREKEKPTGPPAKKAISELP, from the exons ATGAGCCAAACCAGGGATTTACAGG GAGGAAAAGCTTTCGGACTGCTGAAGGCCCAGCAGGAAGAGAGGCTGGATGAGATCAACAAG CAATTCCTAGACGATCCCAAATATAGCAGTGATGAGGATCTGCCCTCCAAACTGGAAGGCTTCAAAG AGAAATACATGGAGTTTGACCTTAATGGAAATGGCGATATTG ATATCATGTCCCTGAAACGAATGCTGGAGAAACTTGGAGTCCCCAAGACTCACCTAGAGCTAAAGAAATTAATTGGAGAGGTGTCCAGTGGCTCCGGGGAGACGTTCAGCTACCCTGACTTTCTCAGGATGATGCTGGGCAAGAGATCTGCCATCCTAAAAAT GATCCTGATGTATGAGGAAAAAGcgagagaaaaggaaaagccaACAGGCCCCCCAGCCAAGAAAGCTATCTCTGAGTTGCCCTGA
- the AIF1 gene encoding allograft inflammatory factor 1 isoform X1, whose protein sequence is MSQTRDLQGGKAFGLLKAQQEERLDEINKQFLDDPKYSSDEDLPSKLEGFKEKYMEFDLNGNGDIGEKRVICGGRVVCRPKKTEVSPTCSIPHDLGGGPPTTVGGRRMGMRKWERRERVSPPSPHPHPLPPDIMSLKRMLEKLGVPKTHLELKKLIGEVSSGSGETFSYPDFLRMMLGKRSAILKM, encoded by the exons ATGAGCCAAACCAGGGATTTACAGG GAGGAAAAGCTTTCGGACTGCTGAAGGCCCAGCAGGAAGAGAGGCTGGATGAGATCAACAAG CAATTCCTAGACGATCCCAAATATAGCAGTGATGAGGATCTGCCCTCCAAACTGGAAGGCTTCAAAG AGAAATACATGGAGTTTGACCTTAATGGAAATGGCGATATTGGTGAGAAACGGGTGATTTGCGGGGGCAGGGTGGTGTGCAGGCCTAAGAAGACAGAGGTCTCTCCTACATGCTCCATTCCTCATGATTTGGGAGGGGGCCCACCTACCacagtgggaggaaggagaatgggGATGCGGaagtgggagaggagagagagggtctccccaccttctccccatccccatcctctGCCCCCAGATATCATGTCCCTGAAACGAATGCTGGAGAAACTTGGAGTCCCCAAGACTCACCTAGAGCTAAAGAAATTAATTGGAGAGGTGTCCAGTGGCTCCGGGGAGACGTTCAGCTACCCTGACTTTCTCAGGATGATGCTGGGCAAGAGATCTGCCATCCTAAAAATGTGA
- the AIF1 gene encoding allograft inflammatory factor 1 isoform 1 (isoform 1 is encoded by transcript variant 4), producing MEFDLNGNGDIDIMSLKRMLEKLGVPKTHLELKKLIGEVSSGSGETFSYPDFLRMMLGKRSAILKMILMYEEKAREKEKPTGPPAKKAISELP from the exons ATGGAGTTTGACCTTAATGGAAATGGCGATATTG ATATCATGTCCCTGAAACGAATGCTGGAGAAACTTGGAGTCCCCAAGACTCACCTAGAGCTAAAGAAATTAATTGGAGAGGTGTCCAGTGGCTCCGGGGAGACGTTCAGCTACCCTGACTTTCTCAGGATGATGCTGGGCAAGAGATCTGCCATCCTAAAAAT GATCCTGATGTATGAGGAAAAAGcgagagaaaaggaaaagccaACAGGCCCCCCAGCCAAGAAAGCTATCTCTGAGTTGCCCTGA